The genomic segment GTTAGAATTATAACTGGTTCACTCAAAAGTTTCCGAGGCCATTTCGACAAAATGGGATAATCTTTGATGGAAGTACAAAAATGGAACACAGAGAATAGTGATGAGGGAGGAGAATGCGTCGCAATGTTGAAGGAGCTGACCTCACTCACCCACCGCGATGAGGTAAGCTGCCTAACCAGAGTGCCCCAAGCCACACCTAGAGACATGCGTTACGCAAGGTCCGCGGTTAACTTCCATGGATCGCCGGGCCCGTCAATGCGGGCGGGCTGCTACCTTGCCAAAAATAACCGGGGTTCTCCAGGGTCGTTGGAAATGCCCTAGTACGACGTACCTTATTTTAGTTGCCCCAGAATGTACGGTTACACGTATAGAAGGGCCGTGGTAGGAAACCAAAATACGTGAACTTGCGCAGAAAAGAAACTCAGAGTTGGAACACCAAGGCTTGCTACCGTTCCTGATGACGACGTTTACAGAGCATTACCTAAAGAGCCCGTTTCATGGGAAAACGCAATGAGAATGTCTCATGTTTCCTGCGGACGGTTTCAATTGCATGGCATACAGGGGGTTCGATGCATAAGGCACTCGCACGTCCCAAAATGGCAGCCGCTGTGCATCCCGTCCACGTCGGTCTGCCTGCCGACTGACCGGCCCAGTGTCCGGCGCTCTCCAACCTCGGTGGGGGCTCCACTCGAGCTGGAAAGCTCAAAGTGCTTCTTCCCTGCATGAACTCAACCTACcgtaaggtacggatacccgCCCGATCTTACCTAGACGCGGCTCTACTTCCACCGTCGTCATCAGCAATAATGCATCACTTTACGCGCTAGGGCCTTGAGATAATTCTGATAGAGGAGTTCGCTTCCTGGAGCGTCTTGTTGACATTTTCTACTTGCGGTTCTTTCTACTTTATTGTCTTTTCATCACTTCTAGGTAGCCGGTTGTTATCGCCGTCCACTAGGCCCCTTCGGAGGATCCCTAACAAGCATCCTGACTTTGCCGTCCCCAATCTCCACACCCTGACTCAAGATATCAACCTCTTCTTTACTGTCGTCTGCACTCGACGTTCCTTCACGCGCCAACGACTTGTCGTAGCTTCGAGCATCAATGCCCAAGATGCCACCCATATTGTTGCGATCTCCAGGGACGGAGAATTCGCGGTAGGCGTACCTCCACTCGTTCAAGAAGTTACGAATCGCCTTGCCGACCTTGTCCTTGCCGTTCTTACTGTGATGACCAGTACCGGTAATGGCGTAAATCGGTCGAGTCTCCTTGCCGTTCTCCATTAGAACCCGCTCAAGGTATTCCACGGCTTCCTCAGGGTGAAGTCCATGCAGGTCTACATATATCTCGGAACTGTTCGCAATGCCTCTGTTGCGTTCCTCATAGAGCTCGCGCGCTGCTTCTCGATGTGCCTTCCGCATCAAGTCATTCTCGCTCTGGCCTCGCAGACTCAGAGCTTTGGCAGCCCTAGCATCGTTCCGGTTCCATGCTTGAGCAGCGCTAGTTTAGTGGTTAGTCTGGCGAAGTATCTTTCAGAAATTGCTGCTCTTACCTCTGGAGGAACTTATTCCTGAGACCGCCGTGCTTAATAGCTTCTTGTCGAGCTTTGAGGTAGGCCTTGTTGGCTCTTTCGCCGGTTTCTAACCACGGAATGTGTTTCGGATTCTGGATCGCCTGTGCTGCCGCGCTGTTTTCCCCGTTCCGGATATTGGTTGAGCTCCCATTTCGTccaatctttttaatatcttgGCGGAGCAAAGCCGGCCCTGGAGACGGCGACATCTTGACGATTTCAGCAAGGGAGTTTGGTGCGTAATTTTCCTTATGATTGTGGCCGTGTCCACCCCTTTTCCCGTGGTGTTTCTTGCCTTGCTTCGCTGCAGCAGAGCCTAGAGTAGGGAATGCGTCTGCATCGTCCAGCGACGGAGCCACAAGTTCCCTCGCTTGCTGGTGTCGGCTTCCTGGGCGAGATCTAGACCGAGGGCTGTCGCTCGCGTAGAACGGCTTCAGGCCGGGTGGGGGCGTAAGCCCGATTGTAACACCTGGGCTTCCGCTATAACTGCCAATGTGATCAGGCGTGCCGGGTGGAAGTGCTGGGAACAAGTTCAGATCGGACAAGTTGGCCTGCCTTGTTGGCGGAGTACTGGCCCCGTCCAGCGCCAGCTTGTTCATTAGATGTGCTGGGTCATGGGAGAATATGCAAGTTTCGCCAGCTAGACAATTGCCCATTACCCAGTATCTTGGTAGTCATGTTAGCTGAAGTTGTACTTAAAGCTGGAGTAGGATATACTTACTTGCACAAATGATTGCTCAAGTCATGACTGAATCTGCAATCTGCCCTTAAACATTGTCCCGTGGACATGTAGAATTTGCAGATAACGCCCGACCTTTGTCCAGCTGGGGTACTGGGCCGTCCTTCTGCAGCAAGCGCCTTTCCTATCAGAGACACCTTATTGTCGTCAGGCTGCGAGCTGCTATATCCGTTCTCTTGCGCCTGACTTTCCATGATTGATGCAATCGTTGCGCTTAGGTCGTAGCCATGGAGGGCAAGAGCTGCTTCAATCTCCTCATCAGTTCGTGTCCGGCCGAGAATTGAACGCAGCATGTCATATGGAGACATGTCAGCTTGCTGTGACGACATGGAGGAAAACTCGGGC from the Colletotrichum lupini chromosome 3, complete sequence genome contains:
- a CDS encoding smr domain-containing protein → MSLPRIGGCLPNLSSPTPKELLASWSGAAAAQEARTHQYPTATHLTSAALKWPRPQLKGNDDARVLASNRANMVSDEHYEICLPILQDVTLEDEDKTDKLEDLLRNQTTLNGSSLDNAILDVLWRYRDGGGLAASPPPIRQTILRRPSPASWRGNATPLSGSPRLGVSPLAPPGFVPSFTPSFTRTKSSAASPFSSPRPSPRLAFATPAIPNSPNLNAYEFANDKSPSHETFGDYQTENVEWLVADDAISVTSSVGTSSGLNAAAPEFSSMSSQQADMSPYDMLRSILGRTRTDEEIEAALALHGYDLSATIASIMESQAQENGYSSSQPDDNKVSLIGKALAAEGRPSTPAGQRSGVICKFYMSTGQCLRADCRFSHDLSNHLCKYWVMGNCLAGETCIFSHDPAHLMNKLALDGASTPPTRQANLSDLNLFPALPPGTPDHIGSYSGSPGVTIGLTPPPGLKPFYASDSPRSRSRPGSRHQQARELVAPSLDDADAFPTLGSAAAKQGKKHHGKRGGHGHNHKENYAPNSLAEIVKMSPSPGPALLRQDIKKIGRNGSSTNIRNGENSAAAQAIQNPKHIPWLETGERANKAYLKARQEAIKHGGLRNKFLQSAAQAWNRNDARAAKALSLRGQSENDLMRKAHREAARELYEERNRGIANSSEIYVDLHGLHPEEAVEYLERVLMENGKETRPIYAITGTGHHSKNGKDKVGKAIRNFLNEWRYAYREFSVPGDRNNMGGILGIDARSYDKSLAREGTSSADDSKEEVDILSQGVEIGDGKVRMLVRDPPKGPSGRR